A genomic stretch from Bosea sp. F3-2 includes:
- a CDS encoding NnrS family protein: MAPIPRLRAYEGPALLSYGFRPFFLLAALQAGLTVLVWLLIVTGHLAMPTSFTPVDWHVHEMLFGYQAAAVAGFLLTAIPNWTGRLPVQGTPLLVLVLAWLAGRVAVALSAVIGWRLAMALDALFLLLLAGAAAREIVAGRNWRNLKVVVLIGLLLMANLAFHLEAGLAGSADFARRFAIAVVLLLVALIAGRIVPSFTRNWLAQRQQGRMPVPFGCYDKVVLAASAAALGLWVALPDAHATGVALAVASGLHLFRLARWAGERTWRNPLLVILHIGYLFVPLGFALTAAASLGFVTPAAGLHAWTAGAFGTMTLAVMSRASLGHTGRPLVATAATQLCYGLVVIGTVARICSALGHGPVALLHVAGLSWSLAFLIFAADYWQVLTGSRLAPKATPAAQRA; the protein is encoded by the coding sequence ATGGCACCCATACCGAGGTTGCGCGCTTATGAGGGGCCCGCTTTGCTGTCCTATGGCTTCCGGCCATTCTTTCTTCTGGCTGCCCTGCAGGCCGGGCTGACGGTGCTGGTGTGGTTGCTGATCGTCACCGGCCATCTCGCCATGCCGACGTCCTTCACGCCAGTGGATTGGCACGTCCACGAGATGCTCTTCGGCTATCAGGCGGCAGCGGTCGCCGGCTTCCTGCTGACTGCCATCCCGAATTGGACCGGCCGGCTCCCCGTGCAGGGAACGCCGCTGCTCGTACTTGTTCTGGCCTGGCTCGCAGGCCGGGTCGCGGTCGCGCTTTCGGCCGTGATCGGCTGGCGCCTGGCCATGGCTCTCGACGCTCTCTTTCTCCTCCTGCTCGCCGGTGCGGCCGCGCGCGAGATCGTGGCGGGGCGCAACTGGCGCAATCTCAAGGTCGTGGTGCTGATCGGGCTGCTGCTGATGGCCAACCTGGCCTTCCATCTGGAGGCCGGGCTGGCCGGAAGCGCGGATTTCGCCCGTCGTTTCGCCATCGCCGTCGTGCTCTTGCTGGTCGCGTTGATTGCGGGGCGCATCGTGCCGAGCTTCACGCGCAATTGGCTGGCGCAGCGTCAGCAGGGGCGGATGCCGGTTCCCTTCGGGTGCTACGACAAGGTTGTTCTGGCGGCGAGTGCCGCTGCCCTCGGTCTTTGGGTGGCTCTGCCTGATGCTCACGCAACCGGCGTGGCATTGGCGGTCGCTTCCGGGCTTCACCTCTTCAGGCTGGCCCGTTGGGCGGGCGAGCGCACCTGGCGCAACCCCCTGCTCGTCATCCTGCACATCGGCTACCTCTTCGTGCCACTGGGCTTCGCGCTGACGGCTGCCGCGAGCCTTGGTTTCGTGACGCCTGCCGCCGGCCTCCATGCCTGGACCGCCGGCGCCTTCGGCACCATGACGCTCGCCGTAATGTCGCGCGCCAGCCTCGGCCACACAGGCCGCCCCCTCGTCGCCACAGCCGCGACCCAGCTCTGCTATGGGCTCGTCGTCATCGGCACCGTGGCGCGGATCTGCTCGGCGCTCGGCCATGGTCCGGTCGCGCTGCTGCATGTCGCCGGGCTGAGCTGGTCGCTGGCGTTTCTGATCTTTGCGGCGGACTACTGGCAGGTGTTGACCGGTTCACGCCTCGCCCCGAAGGCGACGCCCGCCGCGCAGCGGGCCTGA
- a CDS encoding pseudoazurin, translated as MFRTILAGALMALAAAGANAAEVEVKMLNKGAAGVMVFEPALVKIAPGDTVKFVPTDKSHNAESIPEILPTGAEPFAGKMNEQVDVTFKEAGVYGVRCKPHYGMGMVALIVVGEPTNLDAAGAGAAKAPGKAKQVFADLIAKAGQVAKAQ; from the coding sequence ATGTTCAGGACCATTCTGGCCGGCGCGCTGATGGCGCTGGCGGCCGCCGGGGCGAATGCCGCGGAAGTCGAGGTCAAGATGCTCAATAAGGGCGCCGCCGGAGTCATGGTGTTCGAGCCGGCGCTGGTGAAGATCGCACCCGGCGACACGGTGAAGTTCGTTCCGACCGACAAGAGCCACAATGCGGAGAGCATTCCGGAGATACTGCCGACGGGTGCAGAGCCTTTTGCAGGCAAGATGAACGAGCAGGTCGACGTGACCTTCAAGGAGGCCGGTGTCTACGGCGTTCGCTGCAAGCCACACTACGGCATGGGGATGGTGGCGCTGATCGTGGTCGGGGAGCCGACCAATCTCGATGCCGCCGGTGCCGGCGCTGCCAAGGCTCCCGGCAAGGCGAAGCAGGTCTTCGCCGACCTCATTGCCAAGGCGGGTCAGGTCGCCAAGGCGCAGTAA
- a CDS encoding U32 family peptidase, which produces MQLTLGPVLYHWSPERWRDFYYRIADEAPVDTVVVGEAVCSKRAPFKQDHIPAVVERLEAAGKRVLHSSLILVSLPRERRQTRELMQADEAEVEINDLTCLAALSRKPFSVGPFVNVYNETAAGFLVERGATRICLPPELPLPAVATIAAALPQVATEVFAFGKVPLAISARCYHARAHKLTKDNCRFVCEQDPDGMPVKTLDGAGFLSVNGVQTLSHSCASLLRDVPSLRRAGVASLRLSPQGCDMVAVAQLFRDAVDERLDPEEAERRLGEIYPDVPLANGFLHAAPGHTRVGAEI; this is translated from the coding sequence ATGCAGCTCACCCTCGGCCCCGTCCTCTATCACTGGTCGCCGGAGCGCTGGCGCGATTTCTACTATCGGATCGCGGATGAGGCGCCTGTCGACACTGTCGTGGTCGGCGAAGCCGTCTGTTCGAAGCGGGCGCCCTTCAAGCAGGACCACATCCCCGCCGTGGTCGAGCGGCTGGAGGCGGCGGGCAAGCGGGTGCTGCATTCCAGCCTGATCCTGGTCTCGCTGCCGCGCGAGCGCCGCCAGACCCGCGAGCTAATGCAGGCCGATGAAGCCGAGGTCGAAATCAATGATCTGACCTGCCTCGCCGCATTGTCGCGGAAGCCGTTTTCGGTCGGCCCCTTCGTCAATGTCTATAACGAGACGGCGGCCGGCTTTCTGGTGGAGCGTGGCGCGACGCGCATCTGCCTGCCGCCGGAACTCCCGTTGCCTGCGGTCGCGACCATCGCTGCCGCTCTGCCGCAGGTCGCGACCGAAGTCTTCGCCTTCGGCAAGGTGCCTTTGGCGATCTCGGCGCGCTGCTACCATGCGCGCGCCCACAAGCTGACCAAGGACAATTGTCGCTTCGTCTGCGAGCAGGATCCCGACGGCATGCCCGTCAAGACGCTCGACGGCGCCGGATTTCTCTCGGTCAACGGGGTGCAGACCCTGTCGCATAGCTGTGCCAGCCTGTTGCGCGACGTCCCCTCATTGCGCCGCGCGGGTGTCGCTTCTCTGCGCCTCTCGCCGCAGGGCTGCGACATGGTCGCGGTCGCGCAATTGTTCCGCGACGCCGTCGACGAGCGGCTCGACCCGGAAGAAGCCGAGAGGCGGTTGGGCGAGATCTATCCGGACGTGCCGCTGGCCAATGGCTTCCTGCATGCGGCCCCCGGCCACACGCGTGTGGGAGCGGAAATCTAG
- a CDS encoding peptidase U32 family protein: MELICPAGTPASLEAAVEAGADAVYCGFRDETNARNFPGLNFSRDELRKGIAFAHRHGVKVLVAINTFARAGAFGLWQAAIDDAVAAGADALILADLATLDYAHRRHPGQRLHVSVQAGAANPDAIRFYAESFGARRVVLPRVLNVMEIASIVRESPCETEVFVFGGLCVMEEGRCSLSSYATGQSPNMNGVCSPASHVAYAERDGRIVSTLGGFTINSFGKDEPAGYPTLCKGRFATPKGSGYIFEEPVSLDAAVMLPALRDAGVTAFKIEGRQRGRAYIAGVVRSFRKILAAIDEGRSPPAAGLAAMAEGQTSTVGAYRKGWR, encoded by the coding sequence GTGGAGCTGATCTGCCCGGCCGGGACGCCGGCTAGTCTCGAAGCTGCCGTCGAGGCGGGAGCGGACGCGGTCTATTGCGGCTTTCGCGACGAGACCAATGCCCGCAATTTCCCCGGCCTCAATTTCTCGCGTGACGAACTGCGCAAGGGCATCGCTTTCGCCCATCGGCATGGCGTCAAGGTGCTGGTCGCGATCAACACTTTCGCGCGTGCCGGCGCGTTCGGGCTCTGGCAAGCGGCGATCGACGACGCCGTGGCGGCCGGGGCCGACGCCTTGATCCTGGCCGATCTTGCGACGCTCGACTATGCGCATCGCCGGCATCCCGGCCAGAGGCTCCATGTCTCGGTGCAGGCCGGCGCGGCCAATCCCGACGCGATCCGCTTCTATGCCGAGAGCTTCGGCGCGCGCCGCGTCGTGCTGCCGCGCGTGCTCAACGTGATGGAGATCGCCTCGATCGTGCGGGAGAGCCCCTGCGAGACGGAGGTCTTCGTCTTCGGCGGGCTGTGCGTGATGGAGGAGGGGCGTTGCTCGCTCTCCTCCTACGCCACCGGCCAGTCGCCGAACATGAACGGTGTCTGTTCTCCGGCAAGCCACGTTGCCTATGCCGAGCGTGACGGGCGCATCGTCTCCACCCTGGGCGGTTTCACCATCAACAGCTTCGGCAAGGACGAGCCGGCGGGTTATCCAACCCTGTGCAAGGGCCGCTTCGCCACGCCCAAGGGCTCCGGCTACATCTTCGAGGAGCCCGTCAGCCTGGATGCCGCCGTGATGCTGCCGGCGCTGCGCGATGCGGGGGTGACCGCATTCAAGATCGAGGGCCGCCAGCGCGGCCGGGCCTACATCGCGGGGGTGGTGCGCTCCTTCCGCAAGATTCTTGCCGCGATCGACGAGGGGCGCAGCCCGCCTGCAGCTGGCCTTGCGGCCATGGCGGAAGGGCAGACGAGCACGGTCGGCGCCTATCGCAAGGGCTGGCGCTAG
- a CDS encoding SCP2 sterol-binding domain-containing protein — translation MTELPAIPPVLPPWLARAVAPLPLAPLQPALALMLARIGRLHPDLYGRLGEHANKRFGIDPTDLPFAFVLEPKPRHPRVRAVRTLPAGLDASIRGPLAGLVGMAEGTLDGDALFFSRVLWVEGDVAAALALRNAIDDARIDFGAVLFGHLGPLGRRLSETVRRQLQSLPAASGGRTWS, via the coding sequence ATGACCGAGCTACCGGCGATTCCGCCGGTGCTGCCGCCATGGCTGGCGCGCGCCGTCGCGCCATTGCCGCTTGCGCCGCTGCAGCCGGCGCTGGCGCTGATGCTCGCTCGGATCGGCAGATTGCACCCCGATCTTTACGGCCGCCTCGGGGAGCATGCGAACAAGCGCTTCGGCATCGATCCGACCGACCTGCCGTTCGCCTTCGTCCTCGAGCCGAAGCCGCGCCATCCGCGGGTCCGGGCTGTGCGGACTCTTCCGGCCGGTCTCGACGCCAGCATCCGCGGGCCGCTGGCGGGGCTCGTCGGCATGGCGGAGGGCACGCTCGACGGCGATGCGCTGTTCTTCTCGCGCGTGCTCTGGGTCGAGGGCGATGTCGCCGCTGCGCTCGCCCTGCGCAATGCGATCGACGATGCGCGGATCGATTTCGGAGCCGTGCTCTTCGGCCACCTCGGCCCGCTGGGCCGACGGCTGAGCGAGACTGTTCGCAGACAGCTGCAATCGCTACCCGCCGCCTCAGGAGGCCGGACGTGGAGCTGA
- a CDS encoding UbiD family decarboxylase gives MPIRTLPRFRDLSAFLTHLDAAGQLRRIAEPVSVVHEITEIHRRVIADEGPALLFERPLQPDGSVSSMPLLTNLFGTVERVAWGLGIERENLSAFGRTLAELREPRPPRGLAEAWKSLPLARAALSMRPREIRRAPVQERIFRGDAIDLTALPVQLCWPGEAAPLITWPLVLTAPPEPSLHDEGNLGVYRMQVLGRDRAILRWLAHRGGARHHQQWHRLGRDMPVAVVIGADPATILSAVLPLPETVPELRFSGLLRGERPALVPCVSIPLAVPAEAEIVIEGLVSPDETAPEGPFGDHTGYYNAVEPFPVMRVTAVTMRRAPLYLSTFTGRAPDEPSRIGEALNVLFLPLLQRQFPEVVDVWLPPEACSYRIAVVAIAKRYPGQARRLMLGLWSLLPQFSYTKLVIIVDGDIDPRDWAQVMWAVATRSDASRDLVTLSDTPIDYLDFASPKPGLGGKLGIDATNKLPPETEREWGRPMAMDPQVMARIDTLWPSLGLTPASGSSR, from the coding sequence TTGCCGATCCGCACCCTGCCCCGCTTTCGCGATCTCAGTGCCTTTCTCACCCATCTTGATGCAGCCGGGCAGCTGAGGCGTATCGCCGAGCCGGTCAGCGTCGTCCACGAGATCACCGAGATCCACCGGCGCGTCATCGCGGACGAGGGGCCGGCACTGCTGTTCGAACGCCCCCTGCAGCCGGACGGCTCGGTTTCGTCCATGCCGCTGCTGACCAATCTCTTCGGCACGGTCGAACGCGTCGCCTGGGGCCTTGGGATCGAGCGCGAAAACCTGTCCGCCTTCGGCCGAACGCTCGCCGAACTGCGCGAACCGCGACCGCCGCGGGGACTCGCGGAGGCGTGGAAGTCGTTGCCGCTGGCCCGCGCCGCCCTGTCGATGCGACCGCGCGAGATCAGACGCGCACCGGTGCAGGAGCGGATCTTCCGAGGCGACGCGATCGACCTGACGGCGCTGCCGGTCCAGCTCTGCTGGCCGGGCGAAGCTGCGCCGCTGATCACCTGGCCGCTGGTGCTGACGGCGCCGCCCGAGCCTTCGCTCCATGATGAAGGCAATCTCGGCGTCTACCGTATGCAGGTGCTCGGCCGCGACCGCGCCATCCTGCGCTGGCTGGCCCATCGCGGCGGCGCCCGCCACCATCAGCAATGGCACCGGCTCGGCCGTGACATGCCGGTCGCGGTCGTGATCGGCGCCGACCCGGCGACGATCCTGTCGGCCGTGCTGCCGCTGCCGGAAACCGTCCCGGAGCTGCGCTTCTCCGGCCTGCTGCGCGGCGAGCGGCCGGCGCTGGTCCCCTGCGTCAGCATCCCGCTCGCCGTCCCCGCCGAAGCCGAGATCGTGATCGAGGGCCTGGTCTCACCTGACGAGACGGCGCCGGAAGGACCGTTCGGCGACCATACCGGCTACTACAATGCGGTCGAGCCCTTCCCGGTGATGCGCGTGACCGCGGTGACGATGCGACGGGCGCCGCTCTATCTCTCGACCTTCACCGGCCGGGCGCCGGACGAGCCCTCACGCATCGGCGAGGCGCTCAATGTCCTGTTCCTGCCGCTGCTGCAGCGGCAGTTTCCCGAGGTGGTCGACGTCTGGCTGCCGCCGGAGGCCTGTTCCTACCGAATCGCCGTCGTAGCCATCGCCAAACGCTATCCGGGACAGGCGCGGCGGCTGATGCTCGGCCTGTGGTCGCTGCTGCCGCAGTTCAGCTACACAAAGCTCGTCATTATCGTCGATGGCGACATCGACCCGCGCGACTGGGCGCAGGTGATGTGGGCGGTCGCGACCCGGTCCGATGCGAGCCGCGATCTCGTCACGCTTTCCGATACCCCGATCGACTATCTCGACTTCGCCTCGCCGAAGCCGGGCCTGGGCGGCAAGCTCGGCATCGACGCCACCAACAAGCTGCCGCCGGAGACCGAGCGGGAATGGGGCCGGCCGATGGCCATGGATCCGCAGGTCATGGCCCGCATCGATACGCTCTGGCCCTCGCTCGGGCTCACGCCGGCTTCCGGAAGCTCTCGATGA
- a CDS encoding UbiX family flavin prenyltransferase, which translates to MNRPVRVVVGISGASGAAIGLRVLELLAEARLIETHLVISPAAERTLATEIGPDAPARARALASCCHDHRDIGASIASGSFRTAGMIVAPCSMRSLSAIAYGQLGDLLARAADVQLKERRRLVLLVRESPLHLGHLRAMVQVTEYGAIIAPPVPAFYLRPRNVAEIIDQIARRAIGLLDLGVETPVPAEWHGDDD; encoded by the coding sequence ATGAACCGGCCGGTGCGCGTCGTCGTCGGGATCAGCGGAGCCTCCGGCGCGGCGATCGGGCTCCGGGTGCTGGAATTGCTGGCCGAAGCCCGCCTGATCGAGACTCATCTGGTGATCTCGCCGGCGGCGGAGCGGACGCTCGCAACCGAGATCGGCCCGGACGCTCCGGCGCGAGCGCGAGCGCTGGCCTCCTGCTGCCATGACCATCGCGACATCGGCGCCAGCATCGCCAGCGGCTCCTTCCGCACTGCCGGAATGATCGTCGCGCCCTGCTCGATGCGCAGCCTCAGCGCCATCGCCTACGGACAGCTCGGCGACCTGCTGGCGCGCGCCGCCGACGTCCAGCTCAAGGAACGGCGCCGGCTGGTGCTGCTGGTGCGCGAAAGCCCGCTGCATCTCGGCCATCTGCGCGCCATGGTGCAGGTCACGGAATATGGCGCCATCATCGCCCCACCCGTCCCGGCCTTCTATCTGCGGCCTCGCAACGTCGCGGAGATCATCGACCAGATCGCTCGGCGCGCCATCGGCCTGCTGGACCTCGGCGTCGAGACGCCAGTGCCGGCCGAATGGCATGGCGACGATGACTGA
- the hemN gene encoding oxygen-independent coproporphyrinogen III oxidase, with product MQATPYRDERLPRYTSYPTAPHFHAEVDGPSYAKWLKALAAGTTTSLYLHVPFCRSMCWYCGCHTTVALRNGPIIDYLAALRGEIALVAEHLSAPVDVRHVHFGGGTPTILEPADFVALVGLLRQHFAVHPDAEIAVEIDPRRLEPAMTTALAAAGVNRASLGVQSFDPAVQKAINRIQSVEQTAAVVTGLREAGVRAVSFDLIYGLPKQTLQSCLDTVEQCLAMRPDRFSIFGYAHVPEFKKHQRRIATEDLPDGQARHEQAEAMARRLAAAGYVRIGLDHFARPDDAMARALPEGRLHRNFQGYTTDPCEALIGFGASAIGRLPQGYVQNEVVIGRYAERIADNVLPTARGYRLSAEDRLRAELIERVMCDLAVDIDAVCARHPVDPQVLAPALRALDQLASDGVIDFDGSRVLLPENARLFVRKVASVFDAHVEQSPRRYSRAV from the coding sequence ATGCAGGCCACACCATATCGAGACGAGCGGCTTCCGCGCTACACCAGCTATCCGACAGCTCCGCACTTTCACGCAGAAGTGGACGGGCCGTCCTATGCGAAGTGGCTGAAGGCGCTTGCGGCGGGAACGACGACGTCTCTCTATCTGCATGTGCCGTTCTGCCGCTCGATGTGCTGGTATTGCGGTTGTCACACCACGGTGGCGCTGCGAAACGGCCCGATCATCGACTATCTCGCTGCGCTGCGCGGGGAAATCGCTCTGGTCGCCGAGCATTTGTCCGCACCGGTCGATGTGCGTCACGTCCATTTTGGCGGCGGCACGCCGACGATCCTCGAGCCGGCGGATTTCGTCGCGCTTGTCGGGCTGCTGCGCCAGCATTTCGCTGTTCATCCCGACGCCGAGATTGCGGTCGAAATCGATCCACGCCGCCTTGAGCCTGCGATGACGACCGCCCTGGCGGCGGCCGGCGTCAACCGCGCGAGCCTCGGGGTGCAGAGCTTCGACCCCGCCGTGCAGAAGGCGATCAACCGCATCCAGAGCGTCGAGCAGACCGCCGCCGTTGTCACGGGCTTGCGCGAGGCGGGAGTCCGCGCCGTCAGCTTTGACCTGATCTACGGCCTGCCGAAGCAGACGCTGCAATCCTGCCTCGACACCGTCGAGCAATGTCTGGCGATGCGGCCCGACCGCTTCTCGATCTTCGGCTACGCCCATGTGCCGGAATTCAAGAAGCACCAGCGCCGGATCGCCACTGAGGACCTGCCCGACGGGCAAGCGCGGCACGAGCAGGCGGAGGCGATGGCGCGTAGGCTCGCCGCGGCGGGCTATGTCCGCATCGGGCTCGATCATTTCGCCCGGCCGGACGACGCGATGGCCCGGGCGCTGCCGGAAGGCCGGCTCCACCGCAATTTCCAGGGCTACACCACCGATCCCTGCGAGGCGCTGATCGGCTTCGGGGCGTCGGCGATCGGGCGTTTGCCGCAGGGCTATGTCCAGAACGAGGTGGTCATCGGCCGCTATGCGGAGCGCATCGCCGACAATGTGCTGCCTACCGCCAGGGGTTATCGCCTGAGCGCCGAGGACCGCCTGCGGGCCGAACTGATCGAGCGCGTGATGTGCGATCTCGCGGTCGATATCGATGCAGTCTGCGCACGGCATCCGGTCGATCCGCAGGTCCTCGCTCCCGCGTTACGCGCCCTTGACCAGTTGGCGTCGGATGGCGTGATCGACTTCGACGGTAGCCGCGTGCTCCTCCCGGAGAATGCGCGCCTGTTCGTGCGCAAGGTGGCGTCGGTCTTCGATGCCCATGTCGAACAGTCGCCGCGCCGCTATAGCCGGGCCGTCTAG
- a CDS encoding LysR family transcriptional regulator ArgP: MLDYQALAAVAAVAREGSFEKAAAALGVTPSAVSQRVKGLEERLGAILLTRGTPCRPTEIGAKLCAHVEQVRLLETEVVGALPGLTAGPETGPYAVRVAVNADSVSTWFPRAAAQFATETGGLLDLVLEDEAHTAERLRTGDVLAAVTADPAPVVGCKIHPLGIVEYLAVASPAFVSSHFSAGVDAGSLQRAPMMRFDRRDELQSRWAREAWGATISPPIHWTPSTQGMLDMTLAGLGWSMAPVPLASPLVAAGRLIELPPQKRIGVALYWQRTRLAARLLDQLTQAVRTVAAQELGPADKAGHSGRFD; the protein is encoded by the coding sequence ATGCTCGACTATCAAGCGCTGGCGGCAGTCGCCGCCGTCGCACGCGAAGGCAGTTTCGAGAAGGCGGCGGCAGCGCTGGGCGTTACGCCGTCGGCTGTCTCGCAACGTGTGAAAGGCCTAGAGGAACGGCTCGGAGCGATCCTGCTGACGAGAGGCACGCCCTGCCGCCCCACGGAGATCGGCGCCAAGCTCTGTGCCCATGTCGAGCAGGTCCGGCTCCTCGAAACCGAGGTCGTCGGCGCTCTGCCCGGCCTGACGGCTGGCCCGGAAACCGGCCCCTATGCGGTGCGGGTCGCGGTCAATGCGGATAGCGTCAGCACATGGTTCCCCAGGGCAGCAGCTCAATTCGCGACTGAAACCGGCGGCTTGCTCGATCTTGTCCTGGAGGACGAGGCCCATACCGCCGAGCGGCTTCGCACCGGCGATGTTCTGGCGGCGGTGACGGCCGACCCGGCTCCCGTCGTCGGCTGCAAGATTCATCCGCTCGGCATCGTCGAATACCTGGCGGTGGCCAGTCCGGCATTTGTGAGCAGCCATTTCTCGGCGGGCGTCGATGCAGGGAGCCTGCAGCGTGCTCCGATGATGCGCTTCGATCGTCGCGATGAATTGCAGTCGCGATGGGCGCGGGAGGCATGGGGAGCGACGATCTCGCCGCCCATTCATTGGACGCCATCGACCCAGGGCATGCTGGATATGACGCTTGCCGGGCTGGGATGGTCAATGGCCCCTGTGCCTCTCGCGAGCCCGCTGGTTGCCGCTGGTCGCCTGATCGAGCTGCCACCGCAAAAGCGGATCGGGGTTGCGCTGTACTGGCAGCGCACACGATTGGCGGCGCGGCTGCTCGACCAACTCACACAGGCGGTACGGACGGTTGCAGCGCAGGAGCTGGGACCCGCCGACAAGGCCGGACATTCAGGGAGATTCGACTGA
- a CDS encoding LysE family transporter — protein sequence MTSALLPAFAKGFALSAGLIVAIGAQNMFVLRQGLKREHVWPIVLFCAAADACLIVAGVSGLGSVLAVVPGLSLALGLGGAAFLTWYGVSALRRAAGPTALIVDQQAAVSLSAALAGSAAFTFLNPHVYIDTVMLMGAVGTSLPPSERTPFMVGAASASFAWFASLGFGARFLAPLFARPAAWRILDIAIGVLMLALAASLVRGALAS from the coding sequence ATGACCAGCGCTCTTCTGCCTGCCTTCGCCAAGGGCTTTGCCCTCTCCGCCGGCCTCATCGTCGCCATCGGCGCCCAGAACATGTTCGTCCTCCGCCAGGGGCTGAAGCGGGAGCATGTTTGGCCCATCGTCCTCTTCTGCGCGGCGGCCGATGCCTGCCTGATCGTCGCGGGGGTGAGCGGCCTGGGCAGCGTGCTTGCGGTTGTTCCGGGATTGTCGCTGGCTCTCGGCCTTGGCGGAGCCGCCTTCCTGACCTGGTACGGCGTCTCGGCCCTGCGTCGGGCAGCCGGCCCAACCGCGCTCATCGTCGATCAGCAGGCGGCGGTCAGTCTCAGTGCCGCGCTTGCAGGCAGCGCGGCCTTCACCTTCCTCAACCCGCACGTCTACATCGACACCGTCATGCTGATGGGCGCCGTTGGGACGAGCCTGCCTCCAAGCGAGCGCACGCCATTCATGGTCGGAGCGGCGAGCGCGAGCTTCGCCTGGTTCGCATCGCTGGGGTTCGGCGCTCGCTTCCTGGCGCCGCTCTTCGCCAGGCCGGCAGCCTGGCGCATCCTGGATATCGCGATCGGCGTCTTGATGCTGGCGCTCGCCGCGAGCCTGGTTCGCGGCGCACTGGCGAGTTGA
- a CDS encoding dihydrodipicolinate synthase family protein, translating into MAETSIFRGLSAFPLTPADADGVVDTEAFARMLDRLVAAGVDSIAVLGSTGTYAYLERSERSRALAAAVETVAGRVPLIAGIGAMRTSWVRELAGNAERMGADGLLLAPVSYTPLTQDEVFGQFEAVSTTSGLPICIYNNPSTTHFTFSAELIGRLSRLANIAAIKMPLPADGNFEGEIGLLRSSCQHGITVGYSGDWGAASALLAGADAWYSVVAGLLPAAALRLTRAAIAGDHDATHAANAAFEPLWSLFRAHGSLRVMYLIADQLGLQPGAPPLPIQPLAGSVGKVVEGALQLIERSAAIGN; encoded by the coding sequence ATGGCCGAAACTTCGATCTTTCGTGGACTCTCAGCCTTTCCACTGACACCGGCCGATGCCGACGGCGTGGTTGATACGGAAGCCTTTGCCCGCATGCTCGATCGGCTCGTGGCGGCCGGGGTCGATTCCATTGCCGTGCTGGGCAGCACCGGCACCTACGCCTATCTGGAGCGGAGCGAGCGATCGCGCGCGCTGGCAGCAGCCGTCGAGACCGTCGCGGGCCGCGTCCCGTTAATTGCCGGCATCGGCGCCATGCGAACCTCATGGGTGCGGGAGCTCGCCGGAAATGCCGAGCGCATGGGAGCTGACGGGCTGCTGCTGGCTCCGGTCTCGTACACACCGCTCACGCAGGACGAGGTCTTCGGCCAATTCGAAGCGGTCTCGACCACATCCGGCCTGCCGATCTGCATCTACAACAATCCCAGCACGACCCATTTCACCTTCTCGGCAGAGCTGATCGGGCGCCTCTCCAGATTGGCGAACATCGCCGCGATCAAAATGCCGCTTCCCGCGGACGGAAACTTCGAAGGCGAAATCGGTCTGCTGCGATCGTCCTGCCAGCACGGGATAACCGTCGGATATAGCGGCGATTGGGGCGCGGCCTCGGCGCTTCTCGCCGGCGCGGATGCCTGGTACAGCGTCGTCGCCGGCCTTCTGCCGGCCGCCGCCCTGCGTTTGACGCGCGCCGCGATCGCCGGCGACCATGACGCAACTCACGCTGCCAATGCCGCTTTCGAGCCGCTCTGGTCGCTGTTTCGCGCCCATGGCAGCCTGCGCGTGATGTATCTGATCGCGGATCAGCTCGGACTTCAGCCCGGAGCACCGCCATTGCCCATCCAGCCCCTCGCCGGCTCCGTCGGCAAAGTGGTCGAGGGCGCACTTCAGCTTATCGAGAGATCTGCTGCGATCGGGAACTGA